In Phacochoerus africanus isolate WHEZ1 chromosome 1, ROS_Pafr_v1, whole genome shotgun sequence, the following are encoded in one genomic region:
- the CFAP298 gene encoding cilia- and flagella-associated protein 298 isoform X2, which yields MNGAKGVYPVEVQYLKRMILDEGMGKKQVEANICVTMEMVKDALDQLRGAVMIVYPMGLPPYDPIRMEFENKEDLSGTQAGLSVIKESEAQLWWAAKELRRTKKLSDYVGKNEKTKIIVKIQQRGQGAPAREPIISSEEQKQLMLYYHRRQEELKKLEENDDDSCLNSPWADNTALKRHFHGVKDIKWRPR from the exons ATGAATGGGGCGAAAGGTGTGTACCCAGTGGAGGTTCAGTATTTAAAAAGGATGATATTGGACGAAGGAATGGGCAAG AAACAAGTGGAAGCCAACATCTGCGTTACCATGGAGATGGTGAAAGATGCCTTGGACCAGCTTCGAGGTGCGGTGATGATCGTCTATCCCATGGGGTTGCCACCATACGATCCCATCCGGatggaatttgaaaataaagaagatcTGTCGGGAACTCAG GCAGGACTCAGTGTCATCAAAGAATCAGAGGCACAGCTGTGGTGGGCAGCCAAGGAGTTAAGAAGAACGAAGAAGCTTTCAGACTACgtggggaaaaatgaaaaaaccaaaaTCATCGTCAAGATTCAGCAA AGGGGACAAGGAGCTCCAGCCCGCGAACCCATCATTAGCAGTGAGGAGCAGAAGCAGCTGATGCTGTATTATCACAGAAGACAAGAGGAGCTCAAG aaactggaagaaaatgaCGATGACTCCTGCCTAAATTCTCCGTGGGCAGATAACACCGctttgaaaagacattttcatgGCGTCAAAGACATCAAGTGGAGACCAAGATGA